One Triticum dicoccoides isolate Atlit2015 ecotype Zavitan chromosome 5B, WEW_v2.0, whole genome shotgun sequence genomic window carries:
- the LOC119312596 gene encoding uncharacterized protein LOC119312596, whose translation MGVQADRRPPGGLDGLYGVQLAGRSPYSDDEAIKTSIMDSSAMEQQGGVGMTRSLKIKQLWRQRPPCLKPIHCSLSCDKNVAETVANVVTSLPFIFLGLQTPRKTLNTTLYANSLIGVGVASSLYHTSRGEIRKYMRWADYTMIATTTLCLTRALRDEHPRLLMAASTLLLPFQPLMVTALHTGMMEVSFAKRASTEPELKTAHNLHRMSSLLGGALFIADDVFPQTPYIHAAWHLAAALGVCTCNKLLE comes from the exons ATGGGAGTTCAGGCAGATCGAAGACCTCCTGGGGGTCTGGATGGCCTCTATGGGGTACAGCTTGCGGGTCGGTCACCATacagtgatgatgaagctatcAAAACAAGCATTATGGATTCGTCAGCTATGGAGCAGCAGGGGGGTGTTGGCATGACTCGAAGTTTGAAGATCAA ACAACTCTGGAGACAGAGACCCCCATGCCTGAAGCCTATTCACTGTAGTCTCTCAT GTGATAAAAATGTAGCTGAAACTGTTGCTAATGTCGTCACATCACTTCCTTTCATCTTTCTTGGACTGCAGACACCAAG AAAGACCTTGAATACTACACTTTATGCTAACTCACTAATTGGAGTTGGAGTCGCATCTAGCTTGTATCATACTTCACGAGGAGAAATCAGAAAATACATGCGGTGGGCAGACTACACAATGATCGCCACTACAACACTG TGCCTAACAAGAGCGCTTCGGGATGAACATCCAAGATTACTAATGGCGGCATCAACGTTGCTCCTACCATTCCAGCCCTTGATGGTCACAGCCCTCCACACTGGGATGATGGAG GTTTCATTTGCGAAACGAGCATCCACAGAGCCAGAGCTCAAGACGGCACATAACCTGCACAGGATGTCGTCTCTGCTGGGTGGTGCGCTGTTCATCGCCGATGATGTCTTCCCGCAGACCCCCTACATCCATGCTGCATGGCATCTAGCTGCAGCGTTAGGCGTCTGCACATGCAACAAGCTTCTTGAATGA